From a single Kitasatospora sp. NBC_00458 genomic region:
- a CDS encoding HipA family kinase: MLPEVTAVRYVTPLREGGSMPGLVEADDRRLYALKWVGAAQGRKALVAEVLAGELGRRLGLPVPELVAVDLDPVLARSEPDPQIQDQMRASGGVNLGMAFVSGALNFDPLCFEVDSGLAGQVLWFDALIGNVDRSWRNPNLLVATGGLRLIDHGASLIFHHHWPGAAAWTRRPYDASDHALLRAEPDLLAADKALAPLAETAIAEAVAQIPDVWLVDEPGFDSPEAVRAAYRAQLTERLAGPRDWLPEVSA; this comes from the coding sequence GTGCTCCCCGAGGTGACGGCGGTCCGATACGTGACGCCACTGCGAGAAGGCGGCTCGATGCCGGGCCTGGTCGAGGCCGACGACCGGCGGCTCTACGCGCTGAAGTGGGTCGGTGCGGCGCAGGGCCGCAAGGCGCTGGTCGCGGAGGTGCTGGCCGGGGAACTCGGCCGGCGGCTCGGCCTGCCGGTGCCCGAACTGGTCGCCGTCGACCTGGACCCGGTCCTGGCCCGCAGCGAGCCGGACCCGCAGATCCAGGACCAGATGCGGGCCAGCGGCGGGGTCAACCTCGGTATGGCCTTCGTCAGCGGTGCGCTCAACTTCGACCCGCTCTGCTTCGAGGTGGACTCCGGGCTGGCCGGGCAGGTGCTCTGGTTCGACGCGCTGATCGGCAACGTCGACCGCTCCTGGCGCAACCCCAACCTGCTGGTGGCCACCGGCGGACTGCGGCTGATCGACCACGGTGCCAGCCTGATCTTCCACCACCACTGGCCCGGCGCCGCCGCCTGGACCCGCCGTCCGTACGACGCCTCCGACCACGCGCTGCTGCGCGCCGAGCCGGACCTGCTCGCGGCCGACAAGGCGCTCGCCCCGCTGGCGGAGACGGCGATCGCGGAGGCGGTCGCGCAGATCCCCGACGTCTGGCTGGTGGACGAGCCCGGGTTCGACTCCCCCGAAGCGGTGCGCGCCGCGTACCGCGCCCAGCTGACCGAACGACTGGCCGGTCCGCGCGACTGGCTGCCGGAGGTGTCCGCGTGA
- a CDS encoding DUF3037 domain-containing protein, giving the protein MTGPIRSALPAVAELHDYEYAVIRAVPRVERGECVNVGVLLYCRQSSHLAARTHLDQARLLALDPVADVAGVRRALHGIEAVCQGGPQAGPAAADSPGQRFRWLAAPRSAVVQPGPVHTGLTADPEAELRRLFDQLVL; this is encoded by the coding sequence GTGACCGGGCCGATCCGGTCGGCGCTGCCGGCCGTCGCCGAGCTGCACGACTACGAGTACGCGGTGATCCGGGCGGTGCCCCGGGTGGAGCGCGGTGAGTGCGTCAACGTCGGCGTGCTGTTGTACTGCCGGCAGAGTTCGCACCTGGCGGCGCGGACGCACCTGGACCAGGCGCGGCTGCTGGCGCTGGACCCGGTGGCCGACGTGGCCGGGGTGCGGCGGGCGCTGCACGGGATCGAGGCGGTCTGCCAGGGCGGCCCGCAGGCCGGTCCGGCGGCGGCGGACAGCCCGGGGCAGCGGTTCCGCTGGCTGGCCGCACCGCGCAGTGCGGTGGTCCAGCCGGGGCCCGTGCACACCGGGCTGACCGCGGACCCGGAGGCCGAGCTGCGGCGGCTGTTCGACCAGCTGGTGCTCTGA
- a CDS encoding MarR family winged helix-turn-helix transcriptional regulator, giving the protein MGSTATTTVPTNAQLMEALAAVGAAYFQDFAAAAARHGLSSSQAKALGAVQEPVPMRALAGRLGCDASNVTGIVDRLESLGLAHREAAAGDRRVKIVVITDQGREILGLIRGEMERTHHAIGTMTDEQRVALHSICLQVLPVLSGRSAP; this is encoded by the coding sequence ATGGGTTCGACAGCGACGACGACCGTACCGACCAACGCCCAGCTGATGGAGGCGCTGGCCGCCGTCGGCGCCGCGTACTTCCAGGACTTCGCGGCCGCCGCGGCCCGGCACGGTCTCTCCTCCTCGCAGGCAAAGGCGCTCGGCGCCGTCCAGGAGCCGGTGCCGATGCGCGCCCTGGCGGGCCGTCTCGGCTGTGACGCCTCCAACGTCACCGGGATCGTCGACCGCCTGGAGTCGCTGGGCCTGGCCCACCGCGAGGCGGCGGCCGGCGACCGGCGGGTCAAGATCGTGGTCATCACCGATCAGGGCCGGGAGATCCTGGGGCTGATCCGGGGCGAGATGGAGCGGACCCACCACGCCATCGGGACCATGACCGACGAGCAGCGGGTGGCGCTGCACTCGATCTGCCTCCAGGTCCTCCCGGTGCTCAGCGGCCGGTCGGCCCCGTAG
- a CDS encoding HelD family protein, whose product MSESPAVPTTPLPAGAPRPPGAHPAERHHPAAPGPHRTAPEPDHAGSEPHHPEPHHAEALDAEQAQLTALYAQLDGARARARRDLAAAGAGAGPGGTHQARLERELRAAEAARHTARLDAVERGLCFGRLDHRDGTTRYVGRTGLTDDGHEPLLLDWRAPAARPFYTATPAEPGDVVRRRHLRTEGRTLTGLDDEALDLAALPEDARRTLVGEAALLAALDRERTGRMDTVVATIQAEQDRVIRAPLPGALVVQGGPGTGKTVTALHRAAYLLYTHRAVLERRGILVIGPNPAFLRYIGRVLPELGETGVVLRTVGELFPGVRATGEDAPATAAVKGGPWMADVVERAVAAHQLLPDGDPVALGGELRLPRRVCAEAREAARGLRLPHNRARVFFLRTLLDALAVEQSLTLGHPYDEEEARYAPRELWAQPDVRARLDALWPVLTPHRLIDRLLSDPGLLAAAAPGLAAAERRALLRPPGSAWTAGDVPLLDEAAELLGEDPSVTRARARAADRAHADDLRYARGVLTGTGQSDDPTLDAELLAERFHDAGPYRSTAERAGADRSWAYGHVVVDEAQELSAMAWRAVMRRVPARSLTVVGDLAQTGSPAGARSWAEVMDRELPGRWREERLTVNYRTPAAVMALAAAVLRVHDPARRPPESVRSTDDRPRAVPVPDGDYAAALAGLPAAPGTLGVIAPDALAAGLGALTVRACKGLEFDSVVLVDPAGLLAQGPSDLYVALTRAARRLTLLHHGPLPAPLAAELSAQQGQPPGEPTAVASPAGTAETTGTTGAADPTGPTGR is encoded by the coding sequence ATGAGCGAATCTCCAGCGGTTCCCACCACTCCGCTCCCCGCGGGTGCGCCCCGCCCGCCCGGGGCCCACCCCGCCGAGCGCCACCACCCCGCCGCGCCCGGGCCCCACCGCACCGCCCCCGAACCCGACCACGCCGGCTCCGAGCCCCACCACCCCGAGCCCCACCACGCCGAGGCCCTGGACGCCGAACAGGCGCAGCTCACCGCCCTCTACGCCCAACTCGACGGAGCCCGCGCCCGCGCCCGCCGCGACCTCGCCGCCGCGGGCGCCGGAGCCGGCCCGGGCGGCACCCACCAGGCCCGGCTGGAGCGCGAGCTCCGCGCCGCCGAGGCCGCCCGCCACACCGCGCGGCTCGACGCCGTCGAACGCGGCCTCTGCTTCGGCCGCCTCGACCACCGTGACGGCACCACCCGCTACGTCGGCCGGACCGGCCTCACCGACGACGGCCACGAGCCGCTGCTGCTCGACTGGCGCGCCCCCGCCGCCCGCCCGTTCTACACCGCCACCCCGGCCGAGCCCGGCGACGTGGTCCGCCGCCGCCACCTGCGCACCGAAGGCCGCACCCTGACCGGACTGGACGACGAGGCGCTCGACCTGGCCGCCCTCCCCGAGGACGCTCGGCGCACGCTGGTCGGCGAGGCCGCGCTGCTGGCGGCGCTCGACCGGGAGCGGACCGGCCGGATGGACACGGTGGTCGCCACCATCCAGGCCGAGCAGGACCGGGTGATCCGCGCCCCGCTGCCCGGCGCGCTGGTCGTCCAGGGTGGGCCCGGCACCGGCAAGACCGTCACCGCGCTGCACCGCGCCGCCTATCTGCTGTACACGCACCGCGCGGTGCTGGAGCGCCGCGGCATCCTGGTGATCGGCCCGAACCCGGCCTTCCTCCGCTACATCGGCCGGGTGCTGCCCGAGCTCGGCGAGACCGGGGTGGTGCTCCGCACCGTCGGGGAGCTGTTCCCCGGTGTCCGGGCCACCGGCGAGGACGCTCCGGCCACCGCCGCGGTCAAGGGCGGCCCGTGGATGGCGGACGTGGTCGAACGCGCCGTCGCGGCACACCAGTTGCTGCCCGACGGCGATCCGGTGGCCCTCGGCGGGGAGCTGCGGCTGCCCCGACGGGTCTGCGCCGAGGCCCGGGAGGCCGCCCGGGGGCTCCGGCTGCCGCACAACCGCGCCCGGGTGTTCTTCCTCCGCACCCTGCTCGACGCCCTCGCCGTCGAGCAGTCGCTCACCCTCGGCCACCCGTACGACGAGGAGGAGGCCCGGTACGCGCCGCGCGAGCTCTGGGCGCAGCCGGACGTCCGCGCCCGGCTGGACGCCCTCTGGCCGGTCCTGACGCCGCACCGGCTGATCGACCGGCTGCTCTCCGATCCCGGACTGCTGGCCGCGGCCGCCCCCGGGCTCGCGGCGGCCGAGCGGCGGGCCCTGCTCCGCCCGCCGGGTTCGGCGTGGACCGCCGGGGACGTCCCGCTGCTCGACGAGGCCGCCGAACTCCTCGGCGAGGACCCCTCGGTGACCCGGGCCCGGGCCCGCGCCGCCGACCGGGCGCACGCCGATGACCTGCGGTACGCCCGGGGCGTGCTCACCGGCACCGGCCAGTCTGACGATCCGACCCTGGACGCCGAGCTGCTCGCCGAGCGGTTCCACGACGCCGGCCCGTACCGGAGCACCGCCGAACGCGCCGGCGCCGACCGCAGCTGGGCGTACGGGCACGTGGTGGTCGACGAGGCCCAGGAGCTGTCCGCGATGGCCTGGCGGGCCGTCATGCGCCGGGTGCCGGCCCGTTCGCTGACCGTGGTCGGCGACCTCGCCCAGACCGGTTCGCCGGCCGGTGCCCGGTCCTGGGCCGAGGTGATGGACCGCGAACTGCCGGGCCGCTGGCGCGAGGAGCGGCTCACGGTCAACTACCGCACCCCGGCCGCGGTCATGGCCCTGGCCGCCGCCGTCCTGCGGGTGCACGACCCGGCCCGGCGGCCGCCGGAGTCGGTCCGGAGCACCGACGACCGGCCGCGCGCGGTGCCGGTGCCGGACGGCGACTACGCCGCCGCCCTCGCCGGGCTCCCCGCGGCGCCGGGCACCCTCGGGGTGATCGCCCCGGACGCGCTCGCCGCCGGCCTCGGCGCCCTGACCGTCCGGGCCTGCAAGGGCCTGGAGTTCGACTCGGTGGTGCTGGTCGACCCGGCCGGGCTGCTCGCCCAGGGGCCTTCGGACCTGTACGTCGCGCTCACCCGGGCCGCCCGGCGGCTGACCCTGCTCCACCACGGCCCACTGCCGGCCCCGCTCGCGGCGGAGCTGTCGGCGCAGCAGGGTCAGCCGCCCGGGGAGCCGACGGCCGTGGCGAGCCCCGCGGGCACCGCGGAGACCACGGGCACCACGGGAGCGGCGGACCCTACGGGGCCGACCGGCCGCTGA
- the purB gene encoding adenylosuccinate lyase: MSAKPQIPNVLASRYASATLAQLWSPEHKVVLERHLWLAVLKAQQDLGVEVPATAVADYERVLDQVDLGSIAARERITRHDVKARIEEFSDLAGHEQIHKGMTSRDLTENVEQLQIRQSLEHVRDRTVAVLVRLGRLSAQHTELVMAGRSHNVAAQATTLGKRFATVADELLVAFRRLEELIARYPLRGIKGPVGTAQDMLDLLGGDTDKLSELERRVAAHLGFDNVLTSVGQVYPRSLDFEVLTALVQLSAAPSSLAKTIRLMAGHELVTEGFKEGQVGSSAMPHKMNTRSCERVNGLAVILRGYASMTAELGGDQWNEGDVSCSVVRRVALPDAFFAFDGLLETFLTVLDEFGAFPAVIEAELDRYLPFLATTKVLMGAVRAGVGRETGHEVIKEHAVASALAMRAGARENELLDRLANDGRIPLDRAALDALLADRLSFTGAAGAQVAEVVRQIEAVAAAHPEAAKYAPGDIL, translated from the coding sequence GTGAGCGCGAAGCCCCAGATCCCCAATGTCCTGGCCTCCCGGTACGCTTCGGCGACCCTGGCCCAGCTGTGGTCCCCCGAGCACAAGGTGGTGCTGGAGCGGCACCTCTGGCTTGCCGTCCTGAAGGCCCAGCAGGACCTCGGCGTCGAGGTGCCGGCCACGGCCGTCGCCGACTACGAGCGAGTGCTCGACCAGGTCGACCTCGGCTCGATCGCCGCCCGTGAGCGGATCACCCGGCACGACGTCAAGGCCCGGATCGAGGAGTTCAGCGACCTCGCCGGCCACGAGCAGATCCACAAGGGAATGACCTCCCGGGACCTGACCGAGAACGTCGAGCAGCTGCAGATCCGGCAGTCGCTGGAGCACGTGCGCGACCGCACCGTGGCCGTCCTGGTCCGGCTCGGCCGCCTCTCCGCCCAGCACACCGAGCTGGTCATGGCCGGCCGCTCCCACAACGTGGCCGCGCAGGCCACCACCCTGGGCAAGCGCTTCGCGACCGTCGCGGACGAGCTGCTGGTCGCCTTCCGCCGCCTGGAGGAGCTGATCGCCCGCTACCCGCTGCGCGGGATCAAGGGCCCGGTCGGCACCGCCCAGGACATGCTGGACCTGCTCGGCGGCGACACCGACAAGCTCTCCGAGCTGGAGCGCCGGGTCGCCGCGCACCTCGGCTTCGACAACGTGCTCACCAGCGTCGGCCAGGTCTACCCGCGCTCGCTGGACTTCGAGGTGCTGACCGCCCTCGTCCAGCTGTCCGCGGCCCCGTCCAGCCTGGCCAAGACGATCCGTCTGATGGCCGGCCACGAGCTGGTCACCGAGGGGTTCAAGGAGGGCCAGGTCGGCTCCTCCGCGATGCCGCACAAGATGAACACCCGTTCGTGCGAGCGCGTCAACGGCCTGGCCGTCATCCTGCGCGGCTACGCGTCGATGACCGCCGAGCTGGGCGGCGACCAGTGGAACGAGGGCGACGTCTCCTGCTCCGTGGTCCGCCGGGTCGCGCTGCCGGACGCCTTCTTCGCCTTCGACGGCCTGCTGGAGACCTTCCTGACCGTCCTCGACGAGTTCGGCGCCTTCCCCGCCGTGATCGAGGCCGAGCTGGACCGCTACCTGCCGTTCCTGGCCACCACCAAGGTGCTGATGGGCGCGGTCCGCGCGGGCGTCGGCCGGGAGACCGGGCACGAGGTCATCAAGGAGCACGCCGTCGCCTCCGCGCTCGCCATGCGCGCCGGCGCCCGGGAGAACGAGCTGCTGGACCGCCTCGCGAACGACGGGCGGATCCCGCTCGACCGGGCCGCGCTGGACGCGCTGCTGGCCGACCGGCTCTCCTTCACCGGCGCCGCCGGTGCCCAGGTCGCCGAGGTCGTCCGGCAGATCGAGGCGGTCGCGGCCGCCCACCCCGAGGCCGCCAAGTACGCCCCGGGTGACATCCTCTGA
- a CDS encoding MFS transporter codes for MATSEAGTLRLGTAQGRWVLLATVLGSSLAMLDGTVVNVALPRIGVDLDAPLSALQWTLNAYLLTLAGLILLGGALGDRYGRRRIFLLGVVWFAVASAACAAAPTIEVLVAARAVQGVGGALLTPGSLAMLQAVFHPEDRSAAVGLWSGLGGVSAAVGPFLGGWLVDGPGWRWIFLLNVPLAVLVVAVAARHVPESRDEASSGRFDVLGAVLAALALGTFTYALTAAGEGLSPGVWLTGATGILLGVAFVVVERRTPEPMLPLGLFSSRLFTAVNLVTLAVYAAFSGVFFLLVVQLQIVSGFSPLVSGVALVPITVLMLALSARAGRLGKRIGPRLPLTVGPLLCAAGVLLMLRIGPDASYWTDVLPAVTVMGSGMVLLVAPLTATVLAAVEVRHAGIASGVNNAAARAAGLLAVAALPALAGLSGDAYQVPASVDAAFHTAMLICAGLLVAGGLTALATVRGNVLAPEDHPVAEPDCRYSCSTNGPPLDPGHLAPGASGHGEGPATGTATGPSKA; via the coding sequence GTGGCCACCTCCGAGGCCGGCACCCTGCGGTTGGGCACCGCGCAGGGTCGCTGGGTACTTCTGGCGACGGTGCTCGGTTCCAGCCTGGCGATGCTCGACGGGACCGTCGTGAACGTCGCGCTGCCCCGGATCGGCGTCGACCTCGACGCCCCGCTCTCCGCCCTGCAGTGGACTCTGAACGCCTATCTGCTCACCCTGGCCGGACTGATCCTGCTCGGCGGCGCGCTCGGCGACCGGTACGGCCGGCGCCGGATCTTCCTGCTCGGCGTGGTCTGGTTCGCCGTCGCGTCGGCGGCCTGCGCCGCCGCCCCCACCATCGAGGTCCTGGTCGCCGCCCGCGCGGTGCAGGGCGTCGGCGGGGCGCTGCTCACCCCGGGGTCGCTGGCGATGCTCCAGGCGGTCTTCCACCCGGAGGACCGCTCGGCCGCGGTCGGCCTCTGGTCCGGACTCGGCGGGGTGTCGGCGGCGGTCGGACCGTTCCTCGGGGGCTGGCTGGTGGACGGGCCCGGCTGGCGGTGGATCTTCCTGCTGAACGTCCCGCTGGCCGTGCTGGTCGTCGCGGTGGCCGCCCGGCACGTGCCGGAGAGCCGGGACGAGGCCTCCAGCGGGCGGTTCGACGTCCTCGGCGCGGTGCTGGCCGCGCTGGCCCTGGGCACGTTCACCTATGCGCTCACCGCCGCCGGGGAGGGGCTCTCCCCCGGTGTATGGCTCACCGGGGCGACCGGGATCCTGCTGGGGGTGGCCTTCGTCGTCGTCGAGCGCCGCACGCCGGAGCCGATGCTGCCGCTGGGCCTCTTCTCGTCCCGCCTGTTCACCGCGGTCAACCTGGTCACCCTCGCCGTCTACGCGGCGTTCAGCGGGGTCTTCTTCCTGCTCGTCGTGCAGCTGCAGATCGTCTCCGGCTTCTCCCCGCTGGTCTCCGGGGTGGCCCTGGTGCCGATCACGGTGCTGATGCTGGCGCTCTCCGCGCGGGCCGGCCGGCTGGGCAAGCGGATCGGGCCCCGGCTGCCGCTCACCGTCGGACCGCTGCTCTGCGCGGCCGGGGTGCTGCTGATGCTGCGGATCGGCCCGGACGCCTCGTACTGGACGGACGTGCTGCCGGCCGTCACCGTGATGGGCTCCGGAATGGTGCTGCTGGTCGCGCCGCTGACCGCGACGGTGCTGGCGGCGGTGGAGGTGCGGCACGCGGGCATCGCCAGCGGCGTCAACAACGCCGCCGCCCGGGCGGCCGGCCTGCTCGCGGTCGCCGCGCTGCCCGCCCTGGCCGGGCTGAGCGGGGACGCCTACCAGGTGCCGGCCTCGGTGGACGCGGCGTTCCACACCGCGATGCTGATCTGCGCGGGGCTGCTGGTGGCCGGCGGGCTGACCGCGCTGGCCACCGTCCGCGGCAACGTACTGGCCCCGGAGGACCACCCGGTGGCCGAGCCGGACTGCCGCTACTCCTGCTCCACCAACGGCCCGCCGCTGGACCCGGGCCACCTCGCGCCGGGGGCGTCCGGGCACGGCGAGGGCCCCGCCACCGGTACGGCGACGGGGCCCTCGAAGGCCTGA
- a CDS encoding M23 family metallopeptidase produces the protein MPAQARRIALPRAVRIGIATAVTGAAFALPLVTTVSAQAHEAPAAKPHTSTWTGAASVDATPAAPAAETAPAAQAEASYKVVGGDTLSKIAAAKNVQGGWEALYEHNRSVIGANPNLIYPGQQLGLGGKAVESAKPAAPAAKPQASQDSAKPAAKPTAPAAKPAAPAAKPAAPAAKPAPVQAAKPAAPAPVAASGYVAPLAGAKLGTAYGVAGSMWSSGHHTGVDFSAATGTPLRAIAAGTVVKAGNGGAYGNEVEIKLADGKYAQYAHLSSIAVKVGQTVTAGQQIGLSGATGNVTGPHLHFEIRTGSEYGSDIDPIAYLRAHGVSI, from the coding sequence ATGCCCGCACAGGCTCGTCGTATCGCCCTGCCCCGCGCCGTCCGCATCGGCATCGCCACCGCCGTCACCGGCGCCGCCTTCGCCCTCCCGCTGGTCACCACCGTCAGCGCCCAGGCCCACGAGGCCCCGGCCGCGAAGCCCCACACCAGCACCTGGACCGGCGCCGCCAGCGTCGACGCCACCCCGGCCGCTCCGGCCGCCGAGACCGCTCCGGCCGCCCAGGCCGAGGCGAGCTACAAGGTCGTCGGCGGGGATACCCTGTCGAAGATCGCCGCCGCCAAGAACGTCCAGGGCGGCTGGGAAGCCCTCTACGAGCACAACCGCTCGGTCATCGGCGCCAACCCGAACCTGATCTACCCGGGCCAGCAGCTCGGACTCGGCGGCAAGGCCGTCGAGTCCGCGAAGCCCGCCGCGCCCGCCGCCAAGCCGCAGGCCTCGCAGGACTCGGCGAAGCCGGCCGCCAAGCCGACCGCGCCCGCCGCGAAGCCCGCCGCCCCGGCCGCCAAGCCCGCTGCCCCGGCCGCCAAGCCGGCTCCGGTCCAGGCCGCGAAGCCCGCCGCCCCGGCCCCCGTCGCCGCCTCCGGCTACGTCGCCCCGCTGGCCGGCGCCAAGCTCGGCACCGCCTACGGTGTGGCCGGCTCGATGTGGTCCTCCGGCCACCACACCGGTGTCGACTTCTCCGCTGCCACCGGCACCCCGCTGCGCGCCATCGCGGCCGGCACCGTGGTGAAGGCCGGCAACGGCGGCGCCTACGGCAACGAGGTCGAGATCAAGCTCGCCGACGGCAAGTACGCCCAGTACGCGCACCTGTCCTCGATCGCGGTGAAGGTCGGTCAGACCGTCACCGCCGGCCAGCAGATCGGCCTCTCCGGTGCGACCGGCAACGTGACCGGCCCGCACCTGCACTTCGAGATCCGCACCGGCTCGGAGTACGGCTCGGACATCGACCCGATCGCCTACCTGCGGGCGCACGGCGTCTCGATCTGA
- a CDS encoding DUF2470 domain-containing protein: MSPTPIDAEVPEPTAAERVGSLLCAASSVVVRACGEHHELTTPVSVHGSRIRLRAPLDAPLTLATAREQDGLPVVLDLTDIAPVAVRDRVRGRLTLAGRLHLAHLADDGLSVHLRLDVAHAVLSTPYGTSALTGADLALAAPDPLARYEAGMLTHLADDHSDALEVLTRLLDQELLTERPDVRPLALDRYGLVLRLDHPHGHRDVRLVFPEPAHDADDFGHRVHQLLTAAQHAEPAHRP, encoded by the coding sequence ATGAGCCCCACCCCCATCGACGCCGAGGTCCCCGAGCCCACCGCCGCCGAACGGGTCGGCAGCCTGCTCTGCGCAGCCTCCTCCGTCGTCGTCCGCGCCTGCGGCGAGCACCACGAACTCACCACCCCCGTGTCGGTGCACGGCTCCCGGATCCGGCTGCGCGCACCGCTCGACGCCCCGCTCACCCTGGCCACCGCCCGCGAGCAGGACGGCCTCCCCGTCGTCCTCGACCTCACCGACATCGCCCCGGTCGCCGTCCGCGACCGGGTCCGCGGCCGCCTCACCCTGGCCGGGCGACTCCACCTCGCCCACCTCGCCGACGACGGCCTCAGCGTCCACCTGCGCCTGGACGTCGCCCACGCCGTCCTCTCCACCCCGTACGGCACCAGTGCGCTCACCGGCGCCGACCTCGCGCTCGCCGCGCCCGACCCGCTCGCGCGCTACGAGGCCGGCATGCTGACCCACCTCGCCGACGACCACTCGGACGCCCTGGAGGTGCTCACCCGCCTCCTCGACCAGGAGCTGCTCACCGAGCGGCCCGACGTCCGTCCGCTCGCCCTCGACCGGTACGGCCTGGTGCTCCGCCTCGACCACCCGCACGGCCACCGCGACGTGCGTCTGGTCTTCCCCGAACCGGCCCACGACGCCGACGACTTCGGGCACCGCGTGCACCAGCTGCTGACCGCCGCCCAGCATGCGGAGCCCGCCCACCGGCCCTGA
- a CDS encoding MFS transporter, whose protein sequence is MPLALLALAISAFGIGTTEFVIMGLLPEVAGDFSVSIPTAGLLISGYALGVVVGGPLLTVLGTRVPRKGMLLMLTGLFIAGNLVSAVAPAFGLLMAGRILAAFAHGAFFGIGSVVAADLVAPNKRAGAIALMFTGLTAANVLGVPMGTLLGQHFGWRSTFYVVAGLGAIGFAGIAALVPVQPRPEGARLGAELAVFRAPQIWLALTMTVLGWGGIFAMFTYITPMMTELAGFSASSVTWLLFLFGVGLFVGNLFGGWFADRALMRSLYVIIAVLTVLLFAFTFTAQSRAGAIVTIPLIGVFGFATVAPLQKRVMDQAAGAPTLASAANIAAFNLGNALAAWLGGLVISAGLGYQAPNWVGGLMAAGALGVTVLSGALERRSGLRGAGRAVAEGGAVPGVPGSGSGDGSAAGGTAGAASPVAGAVAARR, encoded by the coding sequence ATGCCCCTCGCGCTCCTGGCGCTGGCGATCAGCGCCTTCGGCATCGGCACCACCGAGTTCGTGATCATGGGCCTGCTGCCCGAGGTCGCCGGCGACTTCTCGGTGTCCATCCCCACCGCCGGCCTGCTCATCTCCGGCTACGCGCTCGGCGTCGTCGTCGGCGGGCCGCTGCTCACCGTCCTCGGTACCCGGGTGCCCCGCAAGGGCATGCTGCTGATGCTGACCGGCCTGTTCATCGCCGGGAACCTGGTCTCCGCGGTGGCCCCCGCCTTCGGGCTGCTGATGGCGGGACGGATCCTCGCGGCCTTCGCGCACGGCGCGTTCTTCGGCATCGGCTCGGTGGTCGCCGCCGACCTGGTCGCCCCCAACAAGCGGGCCGGTGCGATCGCCCTCATGTTCACCGGGCTCACCGCCGCCAACGTGCTCGGTGTGCCGATGGGGACCCTGCTCGGCCAGCACTTCGGCTGGCGTTCCACCTTCTACGTGGTCGCCGGGCTCGGGGCGATCGGCTTCGCCGGCATCGCCGCGCTCGTCCCCGTCCAGCCCAGGCCGGAGGGCGCCCGGCTCGGCGCCGAGCTGGCGGTCTTCCGGGCCCCGCAGATCTGGCTCGCGCTGACCATGACGGTGCTCGGCTGGGGCGGCATCTTCGCGATGTTCACCTACATCACGCCGATGATGACCGAACTCGCCGGCTTCTCCGCGTCCAGCGTCACCTGGCTGCTCTTCCTCTTCGGCGTCGGCCTCTTCGTCGGGAACCTGTTCGGCGGCTGGTTCGCCGACCGCGCGCTGATGCGCAGCCTGTACGTGATCATCGCGGTCCTCACGGTGCTGCTGTTCGCCTTCACCTTCACCGCGCAGAGCAGGGCCGGTGCGATCGTCACCATCCCGTTGATCGGGGTGTTCGGCTTCGCGACCGTCGCCCCGCTGCAGAAGCGGGTGATGGACCAGGCCGCGGGCGCGCCCACGCTCGCCTCGGCCGCGAACATCGCCGCGTTCAACCTGGGCAACGCGCTGGCCGCCTGGCTCGGCGGGCTGGTCATCTCGGCCGGGCTCGGCTACCAGGCGCCGAACTGGGTGGGCGGGCTGATGGCCGCCGGGGCCCTCGGCGTGACCGTGCTCTCCGGTGCGCTGGAGCGGCGCTCGGGCCTGCGCGGTGCCGGACGGGCGGTGGCGGAAGGTGGCGCGGTCCCCGGTGTTCCCGGCTCCGGCTCCGGCGACGGCTCTGCCGCCGGTGGGACCGCCGGTGCCGCGTCGCCGGTGGCGGGGGCGGTGGCCGCCCGGAGGTGA
- a CDS encoding RidA family protein produces the protein MSDKTEIRTDGAPAPAWMFSQGVRKGPILQVSGQGPQDPATGEYLFHGDVKAQTRRTLENVKAIVEAGGATIEDVVMFRVYLTKRADFPLMNEVYAAFIDENIKPGGVKPCRTTIFVELPQEPMLVEIDAQAVVG, from the coding sequence ATGAGCGACAAGACCGAGATCCGCACCGACGGCGCCCCCGCCCCGGCGTGGATGTTCTCCCAGGGCGTCCGCAAGGGCCCGATCCTCCAGGTCTCCGGCCAGGGCCCGCAGGACCCGGCCACCGGCGAGTACCTGTTCCACGGTGACGTGAAGGCCCAGACCCGGCGGACGCTGGAGAACGTCAAGGCGATCGTCGAGGCGGGCGGCGCGACGATCGAGGACGTGGTGATGTTCCGCGTCTACCTCACCAAGCGCGCCGACTTCCCGCTGATGAACGAGGTGTACGCCGCGTTCATCGACGAGAACATCAAGCCGGGCGGGGTGAAGCCCTGCCGCACCACGATCTTCGTCGAGCTGCCGCAGGAGCCGATGCTGGTCGAGATCGACGCCCAGGCCGTCGTCGGCTGA